ACTTCGTAACTGCTGAACCAAACAAACATAGTGTTCAAACACGTCGTTAAGCTTAGCTTGCTTCTTCGAAGACAGGCATGATTCAGCATTGGTAATGTCATTGAGCCTAACTCGATGACATAGATAGGGTTGATCATCGTTTACAAAATGAAGGATGAGTTTTTTGTGCAAAGTTTGCATTGGGTCGGGTATGACGGCTTTGTATGGATGACGATGTATCACGTTCTGTTTCCATTTCTCAAGTGAAAGACAACCTAGCAGGTATTGACTGCATCTCTATCTTCAGGATAGGTCGTAATTCTTAAGAAAAGCTTAATATGGCAAAGTTATTTGGATGTAAATTGAGGTGATTTATGCATATTAAAATATTGAATAATAGTGATATTTAGTCGAGTTTTTATACAGTGTTAATTAGTTTGGGGGATGGAATATCACGTTAGGTAAGGGGCTAAGCGAGTGGCCCCTTACTTGTGCATCATACTTTAAGGGAGCGAGTTACAAACTCGGTGAGAAACTCGCGGATGCCCGCTAACCCTTTTTCTAATTTGTCGGGATGGCTGCCGTAGCAGATACGTAAATGCCCTGAACCTGCGCTACCAAAGGCTTCACCTGGCGCTACGCCAACCCGATATTTTTCAATCATTTCTAAGATGGCTGGTTGGCTATTGTCATCTAGGCCTCGCACTTTTAAGAAGGCATAAAAGGTTGCAGGCATGTCGTATAAGGTGACTCCTTCAATATCACCAAGGTATTTTTGTACTAATGAACGGCCCTGACGGAAACGATCGAGCGTGTGGTTAACAAATTCTTCGCCCTGAGTGATTGCCGCTAGTCCACCATGTTGTACAAATGCGGGTGCGCAGGACACGTTAAATTCAATCAATTTGGTAATGGTCGGCGTGTAGTTATCAGGAAGAGTAAGCCAGCCAAGACGCCAACCAGTCATACACCACGCCTTGGAAAAACTGTTACAGATAATCAGCTTATCGTCTGCTTGCATCTCTCGAACAAAAGAGGGCGCAGTTTCATCTTCATAGCAGTGACGACTGTATACTTCATCTGATACAACCCAAACGCCATGTTCACGAGCGAAAGCCATAATCGCATGAATCTCTGCCTGTGAAGCCATCCATCCCGTTGGGTTATTGGGGCTGTTAATAATAATTGCCCGTGCATCTTTCGCCTGTGCAAACAGCGCTTCAAGATTCAGTTCGAAACGGTTCTCTTTTTGTTCTAACGCAAATGGCACGACCTCTGCGCCCAGCAGTTCAGGAATGGCAAACAAGGTTGGAAATACAGGGGTTATCACCACGACTTTATCTCCGTGGGAGATACAGGTTTGGCAGGCAAGCATAAGCGCATCGGTGCCTGACACCGTCACCACAATATTATTGTCGGCAATCGGACGGGCGAATAGGCGAGTTGAGTAGTCGGCTAATGCGGTGCGCAATTGTGGTAAACCGTTATTGGGCGTATAGCGAGTTTCATCTCTGTTTAAGCTCGCAATCGCGGCTTCAGAAATGAATTTGGGCGTTGGAATATCCGATTCGCCAAACCACAGGGGAATGACATCAGGTAAGGTCATACCGTAATTGGCGATCGTGCGGATAGATGACTCAGAAAGTCTTTGAGCAAGAGGGCTGATGTCGAGATGTGCATTCATGAACGGAATACCTCCATGTATTCAAAAAAAGCCAATACCACAGCGCGCGAAGTCCGTGCCGCGTTGCTTATTGTGGAAAAGTGAGAGCCACTACTATCGCACGAACCACAATAAATGCAATGGGATACATAGGGTGGTTTAGGTGTGGGATGGGGTAGGTAGACAAACCTCGAGAAGTTGATTCATGTAAATCTAATATATTTATCATAATCAATAATCTGGCGAATCATAGAACTTTGATATTGTTCTTATGTGTCTAGTGTCTTAATATCGCCTTTGGTCTGTAAAACTTTGTAAGTTTGTGATTTCTTGCGAAAAAAACTAGTTAGTAGCGTTGATTTTATCTCTTGCCATTTAGGGGGATTGTGAAACATCGCCCGACTAAGGCTGTGAAGTTTGCCAGATTTTTAAAACGTCTATTCACCACCCATCTAGTAACGGTTAAATAATGGAAATAAATAAAGATCAGAAAGTTAGTTCAAGGGTATGGCAAGGAATTAAATTTGCTATTAAGTGGATGTGGTTACTGACAATGTTCCTCTTAGGAGTCACGTTGTTTGCGTTATTGCCTTCTGAAATTTTTGAATACAGTGTCAGCCTATCGGAGTTGGATCTAGTTGAAGAGTTTTACCTACTATGGTTACTCATATTCACTTATAAGTATGTGAAGCTGTGTTTAATGGTAAAAGCGCCTTTTATGAGAAAGTTGATCACCCCTTTTGTTTATCAAGCCTATTTTTGCTTATTTGTCGTAGCTTGTTTGATGATCGCGCATTTAGCGTTTGATTTTTCAATAAATAAGATAGACGAGATGCCTTGGCTTAACCTCTCATCATACTTTGGGACAACGCTGGTTACACTCTATAGCTACCAGGTGTTGAAAAATAGCGCGGGTACTAATGTGCCTGATGAACCCAATAGTCTTAATGAAACGGAGTTATCACAATGCTAAGACGGTTAAGTTTTTGTTTCTTCCTATTAGTGACTGCATTTCCGGCGTTATGTCGCGAAGAGCCTATGTCTAAGCCGGGTAGTGCCCGTTTTTTGATTAACGCGTGCCAAGAATATATTGAGTTATACGACAAAAAAAATGAAAAACGTTTCGGGGCATATCTAACAACCTCAGTGGCAGAAAGTTTTAGAGCAGGTTATTGCTTAGGGGCTGTTGAGCATGCAGATATGAAATGTCGATGGGGTGAGCATAGTATGTATAAAACAGCAGAACTGATAGCTAAGTCATCACCTAGAGATTACTACGGTGAAACCATTGTCTTGGAGAAGGCTTTGTGTCGTTAATAAATACTAGTCAAGCGGTTCAAGAACTGTTTGGTATGGATGGCAAATGTTTGAGAACTAAAGCCAATAGCTATGTTCGAAATGGAACCATTCCTTCTTCCTTAATTAAACGGTTTCCTTCTAAAACGGGTACAGAAGGCAAGGAAAGTGTTGCTTTAACATCAGATGGTGTTAGTTGCTTGTTCAATGCTCTCGTATTAGATGCGTTTTACAACGACACCAAGAAGGTAAAGAGCATTTTTGAAAAGTGGAAAGAACGAAGAGCGGCCTATGAGGAGTGTTTAGAAGGCTTGTTGAATGCTCAGCAGGTTAACCAGTTAAATGCATTAGAGGAGAAGAGCCGCGCTTTTTTACAACAACTCAGTGATGAGACATTTGATCTTAGGAATCAGCGCTTAACAAATCCTTTTTCAAAACACTTGCCGCAAATAGCATTGACAAATGGTGGACTACTATATGAATTGCTACGTAATAGTCGGCTTTCTCTTTCCCTTAAAGATGCACTATTACTTGCGTCATTGGAAAATGATTTGGAAAAAGCGAACTGCCTGAGTCTTGAGATTGATGCAAAACTCTTGGCGGATGACCCGATGCTTTCCAGCCTCGTTGACCGAATTCAAAGGGATTATCAAGAGGCGTTATCTTTCCAATCTTTATTAAATTTGCTTCCCGAGTAAAAAAGTCCTTTTTTGTGCACTGCACAAAGTAACACTACTCCTATCGAAACGAAGGAGTAGTGTTATGTCTCATGTAAATCAACTAGTTATCAACTATCACATCACTGAAAAGTGTAATTACGATTGCCATTATTGTTATGCCAAGTGGGCAAAGCCGAATGAGCTACATCGTGATCTTCACCAAATGAAAGCAGTACTCGCCAAATTGGCAGACTATTTTCTTGGATCAAACCCAATTCGAGCTCAATTGAAATATGGGAGCGTGCGACTCAACTTTGCTGGTGGAGAGCCTGTACTGTTGAAAGAGCGCTTTATTGAAGCTTTGGACTATGCGAAAGAGTTGGGATTTGAAACTTCTCTTATCACTAATGGTCATCTCTTAACCGATGATTTTATCTCAAATCATGGCTCCAAATTTCAAATGCTGGGCATTAGCTACGATGCGATAAGTGAAAACGTACAGAAGCAAGTCGGCAGGGTGACGAGAACAGGAGCAATACTCACAGCAGAAAGGTTGCAAAATATCTTTCAACAAATGAGGCAATTTGCACCTAATACCGAATTGAAAATTAATACCGTAGTGAACCAATATAATACAGAGGAAAACCTTACTGCGTTGATGGAAGTACTTTTACCGAATAAGTGGAAGGTACTGCGTGTATTACCGGTATTTAAATCAATAGCTGCCATCACTGATGAACAGTTTTCAGCATTTGTTGAGCGTCATAGATCAGCTAATAGTTTTATGTCGGTTGAAAATAACGACTCAATGACTGGCTCTTATCTGATGATCAGTCCAGATGGTTCATTTTTCCAAAATGGGGATCAATTCGGTGGATATATAAAAAGTAGGTCACTAGTTACAACGCCAATTGGCATTGCTCTAGCTGAAACCGGCTTTGACCCAGTGAAATTTGCAAATCGATACTAAAGGAAATTCCGAGATGAGGGGGTATTATTTTTTAGTATGCGATGATGATTTTATTACAGGAACATTTAAAAAACATAATGATTTTGATGTTATGAATGAAGAGCTGTATGAATGTTCTGTTGATTATAATGTGTGGCTTAATTTATCAAAAACAACGAAAAAGAAAATTCATTCTATTATGAAATTGACCTTCTATGGGGCTCCAATTGATAAGATTGGTGGGAGGGTAATTAAGTGTAACCCTGATCTTATTCGATTTAGAGTAGGGCGAAATTATAGACTGGTAATGTCGAATAAGTCGAATGAGAGAAAGTTTTTCCTATATCCAAGACAAAGTTATGAAAAGAATTTCAAGAACTTAAAATAATATATTTTATCAATTTTAAAAATAATATTTATTCAATCTAAACAGAGGTTATTTATGTTTATTGTAATTGAAGGTCTAGATGGCTGTGGTAAATCAACTGTTTCAACTGCGCTCGCAAAAATGTTGAATGCACAACTTTTAACTTCTCCTGATAAAGAATTAAAGGAAGTGAGAAAAGTGACTGATATGGTTTTTGATAATAATGTTAAAGCTCGCCAGATGTTTTATATGGCTTCGATATTAAAGGCTTCGGAAGATGCTAAAGAGCTTAACTTACAAGGAAAGCCCGTCGTGTTGGACCGATACTGGTTATCAACACAGGTTTATCATGCATGGATGAGTAATGGTAAACAGTTTAAATGTCGTGAAGTTGAATTAGTTCTTCATCAACCAACGTTAACCGTCTATTTGGATGTTCCTGCTGCAGTACGAGCTAATCGTATTAAGGCAAGAAATGTGTGTACTGATGAAGATATGAATACGCTTCAACACAATGCTAATGAAAAGCTTAGATCTTTATATTTTTCTATGAATAAATCATTACCTGTCGGGAATTGGTTATGTGTTGATGCTTGCCAAAGTGTGGACATTATTTTGGAAAAAATTATGACTGAACTTGAAATTTTAATGAGTAATAAAATGTATAATAAGGACGATTTATAATGGCAAAATCAATTAAAATTGCTAATGAACTTTATATTAATCTAGATCAACTTTCCCATTTTTTTGTAAATGATGTCGACATTACTCTTATTACAGGAAGCCAAGAGACGATTCGTGTTAGTTGCAAACAAAGAAATTATTTGTTTGATGGTGAGACCGTATCGATTCAAGAGTTTCACAGAATAAAAAGAGAGCTTTATAAATATATGGAGATAATTGGTGATTAATATCGATTAAATAAAATATTGACACTAAGAGAAAGCCCATGGACTGACAATCAATGGGCTTTCGATTGCCTTTATTGCTTAAGTTTTGAAAGCTTATTTCTGACCCTATTAAGGGAATATTCAATCTTAATGATCCCATTAGTCTGATGGGCTCTAACAAGAACTTCATATGTAAAGCCAATTTCCCCAAAATCCAGCTAGTTTTTTCTTAATCCATTCCATTACCATTCCCTTATTTGCCCGCAAATTGTTCAATTTTTCTGGTATTAACTACCCGATATACTCAAAAAACTACCCGTGGTGAGGGTTGTGTGGGCGTTGGTCAGCCACTGTGTTTCCCAAGCAGCACTCATAATCAAGGTTTGACTACGCTGCTCAAGGGCTGAAATTAACTCCATTACTTGCTGCAGATGCAGTTGAAAGCTTTGACCTGCAGGGTCCCAAATCAATAGCTCGCCGACAGGAACATCGGTGGGATTGGGCAGGGTGCCAAATACCTGCTGGTTGCGCTGCATGGCAAGTTGTTTTAGCAGCGTGGATTTGCCTGTACCCGGCAAGCCGTTGATGATCACCACCGGCGTGTTTAAGGTACTGATACGATGAATCAAAGAGAGTCTCAACATCCAAATTATTTCTATTTTACGTCCATGTGTCCCCACGTTAACACGGATAGATGTCAATTGCGTATTGAATCTGATTCCATATTAACGTGGGGACCATGGCGTTAGTTACCAAATAAAGGTGCTAATGTGAATCAGCTTCGCTGTATTCCTCGAGCAAGCGTTCGCTACCCTTGAATGGTCGTAGTGCTTGGCCAGATTGAGCTAGCCAACCGAGCAAAGTTAAGCTCATTTTTACTGACAGGTGTTTAAGTATGGTCTTGAAATTGTTCATTATCATTCCCTTATTCTCCAGTTGTGACACGGTTACGAGAAAAACGATTTTTTGCAAAGCGAGTGGTTCCGAGGCGGTTTTTATCTAGTCGATTATTCCGCGTAGAGCTATGACTGATGCCTTTGACTAAGTGACTTTGCGTGATTCGGTTGCTAGGTGCGTAGCTTGGATGCCATTTTTCTTCATGTCGTGTTTTAGACTTACCTTCGTATGAACGAGTATTGGATTTGCTATTGATGTAATTCATCACATGCTCTTCCATATTTTCTAGTTGAACCCCTTTGGTTTCTGGTAGAAAACGGTAAATAAAGAGGGTCGCTAACACCATTACGCCAGCGAATATCCACATTGGAAATGCGCCGTGAAAATGGGCAGTTAGCCAAGCATTTTCATTTAAGATCGGGAATACTAACCCAATGATAAAGTTACTAATCCACATCATAGAAATGGCAAATGCCATACCAACTGAGCGCATACGGTTTGGGAATATTTCCGAGATCACAATCCATGCTCCCAGTCCCCATGAAAGAGAGAAAAAGAGCATGAATACCAACATCCCCATCAGCGTGTAATAGCCAGTAGTAATCGCAGCATCACCGCTCAGCCCATGGCTGTAATACATAAAATAGGAGGTCAGTAATAAGCCAAACACTGTCCCGACAGACCCTAGTTTGAGCAGTGGTAAACGTCCTATTTTATCCATTAACATTGAGCCAATAACGGTTCCTATGAGTTGGAATACGCCAATCCAAATTGTTAAGAACATCGCGACATCAGTATTACCTGTGACATTTTCAAGAACCACTGGTGCAAAATACATCATCACATTGACACCACTGGCTTGCTGTATACAGGCGACTGTACAGCCAAGGAAAGCGAATAACCAAAATCGACGTTGATGCAGTAAATCTTTGGTTTCTGATTTCTTTTGTTTGGTTTGATTGTCTTCGACTAGAGAATCTTCAATGTTCGCGAGGGTTTGCTGCGCGTAGTGCGTGCCACCAATTTTTTCTAAAATCGTAAAGGCTTCTTGCTGGCGATTTACCGCCACTAACCAACGTGGTGATTCAGGAATGAACAGAACAAATAGACAAAAGGCGATGCACGGGATCACTTCAGAACCAATCATGACACGCCAGCCCATCGAAGATAGCCATTGTTGTGATGCGCCTTGCGCGATTAAAAAGTTGACAACAAAGATCACCACTTGTCCACCAACAATGGCGAAATTTTGCATACTTAATGCGCGGCCACGAATCTCTTTAGGAGAAACCTCACTCATATACATAGGGGAGATTGCAGAAGCAAGACCAACGGCTAATCCGCCCAGCATGCGATAGGCGATAAACCATGCAAAGGAATCGACTAAGGCTGCACCTAATGCAGAAATGGTAAAGAGGAGGGCGGCGATGACGAGCGCCTTTTTACGCCCCATTTTATGGGCTAATGAGCCTGAGGCAAATGCTCCGATGATACAGCCGATGGCGACGTTGGATACTGCCCAACCGACACCAACGGAATCGAGATGAAAGTAGTGTTTGATAGGATTGATTGCGCCGGAAATGACAGCCGTGTCATAACCAAACAGTAATCCACCCAGTGCGGCAACGCCGCAGATCATCGATATATACTTTAAATTATAATGTTGACTAACAGACATAACTGACTCCTTATCTTGCTAGAGTTTTGGAGTAGATATGATCGGATTGTATTAAGAGAATTGAATGACTGAAATCGTTATCCGAATATCTACTTTTGAAACCAACACCATCAATAAGGCGCTAGTAAAATTGGATAATCAGAAATAAAAGTCAAGGGTGTAAATAGGTATAGACGAAGCGGGAGATTGATCGGTGTATTTTAAAAATTGAAGGGATATTTTCTTTATATAACGTATGCGTTCGATAACTCAAAACAACACTCCTTTATTGACTTGATACAATTACACTACCACTAAATAATAGGCTAGACAAATTACATATGGATTCTTTTTTTATTTTTTCAAGCTATATTGTTTTAACTAATTGTTTTTAATGGTTAAAGTTAAGCTATAATGATGTGTGGGTTTTGTGTTCCTTACTTTTGTGAAGAGTGTGATTTTTGTTATGTTGAATGGTTAATTAAAATAAAAACTTCGTGTTTTGTTATCTTATTTACGGTTTAAATATAGGGATTGATACTGTTATTAATTCTTATGCGAAATTATTAAAATTAATTATGAATATCATCCCTAGATTTTAACAAAGCGTTGATTTGGTTTTTAACGCTTGTTTATAGCTTTGATATAGGTGTAGTGCTCAATTTCTGGATTAAATATGTTGTTATGGGTGCTAACACGCTGATAGCCGTTATTTTCATAATATTGATAACTGCACCGGGTATCTGTGTGCAGGGAATAACCGTTGGCATTCAGTTTTGTAAGGTGATACTCAAAGGAGCGAATCAACTTCGAGCCTATGTTGTTGCGTCGATAGTGTTTATCGACAAAAAAGAACAGGAGTTCGCTATCTGCATCACTATCTCTAGTATGATCAAACGATGTTTTAAAAGTGTTTAAATCACGAAGCACTTGCTGGCCATTTTTTGTTTGTTGGAGCGCTGCCTTGGCCTGTGTGCTTAAGGCTTTGTGGTCAAATACAACGGCTTTATCATGAGTCATCGTCGTTGAGCCCATGACAACACCGCAAAGTTTACCATCGTGTTCGGCGACCTCTACAAAGCTACTACGCATAAAATCATTCGCGATAAATAAACATGCAAAATGATAAAGTGCCTCAGTATCTTTGACTGTGGTAAAGACGCTAAGGTCCATGTTAGTGGCAAAAATGCCAGCGATAATTGCAAAGTCTTGTTGAGTTGCCTTGCGGTAAATGATGTCACTCATGAAATAATATGCCTTTGTAACGGGGTGATTGTTGTGCTTATCGAGTCAACTAACAGAGATTGGTTCCGTGCTTTGAGTTTAATGTTGTTTTACCACGCCATTTCGCCTGTGTTGACCTTGCTGCTCAGTTCCAAATCACTCTCTCCGGGCAGAGATGGATAAGCCTCTTTCATGATTGAAATGACGTGTTCCGATTTGTTGGTTTTTTGTTTATTAGCCTGACTCAGTGCCGCTTCGAATTGCTTTAAGTATCCAATTGTAAAATCGATCGCTTCCGCTTTTTGAGGAATATCTCCTTGATAGTGGCCAGGAATGACGGTTGTTGGTTTCAGTGATTTCATTTTTTCTAATGACTCAATCCAAGCACTACGAGCTTGTTGAGTTTGCGTATCGGCTGTCCAGACATGCATACCGGATGTTAACGAAACGCCGCCAAACACTGTTTTCAGCTCAGGAATCCAGATGAAAGATTGATAAGTGTTTATGTCTTTTACCTCAATCTGATGCCCCTCGAGTGAGATTGTGGTTTGGGCAGAAGGTTGGGGCACATAGAGTTCGGTTGGTGCATTATCCGCCAAAATTGGTCCCCAATAGGCAAGTTTTGACTCTTTGGTTTTCTGAATATGTTCAACGATGGAAGGACTAGAAACGATTTTAACCGTAGGAAACGCGGCAACTAATGGTTGCAGGCCAAAATAGTAATCAGGATCCCCAGCAGTAATGTAAATCATAGTGAGCGTTTTATGGTTTTTCTTGATCATGTCCACTAGTGATTGACCATCTTTGCTACTGAACTGTGCGTCAAACAAGATCGCCTCTTTTTGTCCGGTAACAAGCGTGGAGGTGACTGGGAAAATGGCATCAGAACTTGGTTTATATTGTTGTAATGTCAAATTCGTAGCCAACGTTTGAGTTGAAAAAACTAGGGCGCTGGCGACCAATGTCGAGGTGATTACTTTTTTCATAGAAGACCTTTATTGATTTTGATTAGATTGAGCATTTGATGTTCTAACTCAACGATTCAAGGCCATTGTATTGGATTAAAATTCGGTTAAATACGCTATAATTCGGCGAATACTATCTCAATAATCGAACAAATAGGATTGATGATGGACAGACTGATGGCGTTGCAGGTGTTTTCTGAAATTGTTGAACAAGGGAGTCTAAGTGGCGCTGCTGACAAACTGGATATGTCACGTGCCAAAGTTTCACGCTATTTAGCTGAGCTGGAATCATGGATGGATGCTCGCTTATTGCATCGAACCACCCGACGCCTTAGTTTAACGACTATTGGGGAAAATACGTTGGAGATAGCGCATCAACTTTTAGGTTCAGTTAACTTACTAAACGAGATAAGAAACCAGAACGTTGAAGAGTTGAAAGGTCAACTCAGGCTGACCACCAGTTTGTCTCTGGTTGATAGTTTTCTTGTTGATGCGGTAGGTAAGTTTGTTGAACAATGGCCACAAACATCCATTGATATTCTGACCACGGACGATGCGGTCAACCTGGTCGAGTCACGTATTGATCTGGCGATTCGAATCACTAATGATCACGAACCGAATGTCATTGCAAAACGAATTGGTGAATGTCGTTCCGTGGTGTGTGCATCTCCTGATTATATCGCTAAAAAAGGCAAGCCTATGGATGTGCAATCACTGGCGAATTTTAACTGTTTAACCTTTGCTTACTATGGGCGTAGTGCCTGGGTTTTTGATGGCCCAAACGGACCTGAATCCGTCACAATATCAGGTTCTGTGAGCTCCAATTTATCTGAGGTGTTGTTGGCTGCGACGTTAAAAGGACAAGGAGTGAGTCTTCAGCCCTTAGCTGTCGTTAAGCCTTTGATTGAGTCGGGCCAATTAGTCACGTTGGTGCCAGAGTGGGACCCCAAAAAGTTAGGGGTGTATATCGTGTATGCGAATCGCAAACAAATTACCCCTCTTCAACGTGGATTTATTGATTTTCTTGCTCAAGAAATGTCCTCTTCAGAGGATTGGTAGCTCCTAATACTCGAAAAGTGATCGGCGTGATTGGAATACTATTCTTATTCAGCGTGATCATGTCTACCGAAGTCGCTTTTTAAAGTTAACAGGGGCTAATTTAATCGTAAAGTTACGAAATGTCTCTATCATTTATCAGGAAGATAAAAATGGAAATCACGAGAAGCAAAAAGTTCACCGCTGATAAAGCATGGGGTGCAAAACTTATCGCCAATATGGATGGGATTACCACACGTCTGCATTGGACCAATGAACCGTATATCTGGCACATCAACGATGGCCAAGAGGTGTTTGTGGTGCTCGATGGTGTGGTGGAAATGTGGTTTAAGGTCGATGGCTTGCCGCAATCAACGCTGCTCGAAGTGGGGGATATCTTTTATGCCAGTGTCGGAACTGAACATGTTGCTCATCCGCAGGGAGAGGTGAGAATTCTGGTGATAGAAAAAGAGGGCAGTGTTTAGCTTACCCTCGATGTTCGTTCGGTACTTTGGTTGACTAAAGGCGTCTTTTTGACCGTTTGTCGAAAAATTCTTCGAATGATTTCATTGAGTTAGCACAAAAATTTTTTGCTTTTAATTAAATTGTTTGATTGCTATGTGGTTTCGCTAGATATAAAATCAGTTTCGTAATCTGAAGCGAGATGCCGACTTAGCTCAGTAGGTAGAGCAACGCATTCGTAATGCGTAGGTCATCAGTTCGACTCTGATAGTCGGCACCATGTTATCTTCTCTTTATGGCTATCCTTTCCAAGTTTGTATCAGTCTCAGTTAAACAATCTCTCACTTTCAATCGGTCGTAGCATCATCTTTTGATGTGAATTCTTAGCAGATGCGCTGTATTACAGAGCTTTTCGCTTAATCAACACAAAATGCTTTTTACCACGTTGCACTAACCAGTAGCGGTCAAATAGGGCAAAACAGGGCAGCACTTCATTTTCGGCTTTAACGCCGTTGACGGCGATGGCATGTTGAGCGATCAACTCGCGAGCGATGCGTTTTGATTGAGCAAGACCACTTTCAATCAGCAGTTCTGGCAAGGGTTGCTCTGCACTTTCAATGCAAGGTAAACCGTCTAGTTCTAATTGCTCCAGTTCCGCTAACGTAAGTTGCTCAACCTGTCCGTCAAAAAGCGCTTGCGTAATGCGCTGCGCGCTTTCTAATCCTTGAGCGCCATGCACAAAACGAGTGACATGCTCTGCCAATATTTGTTGGGCGAGGGGCTTACCACGGTTACTTTTGTCATTTGCTTCAATCTCGGCAATGTCTTCGCAACTTAAGAAGGTGTAGTAGCGCAAGAAGTTGTACACATCGCGATCGTCAGCAGATAACCAGAATTGGTAAAATGCGTAGGGCGACGTTTTGCTTGGATTAAGCCAAACCGCCCCGCTTTCTGTTTTGCCAAATTTTGTGCCGTCGGATTTGGTGATGAGGGGTAAGGTGATACCAAATACTTGCTCGCCACTTTGACGCCTTGTTAAATCAATACCACTTACGATGTTGCCCCATTGGTCATTACCGCCAATTTGAATGCGGCAGCCATAACGTTGATTGAGCTGAGCAAAATCAAACGATTGCAGTAGCGGATAGCTAAATTCGGTAAAGGAGATGCCTTGGTCTGGTCGCTGTAAGCGCTGTTTTACCGATTCGCGATTCATCATGGTATTGACGGAAAAATGTTTGCCTACATGACGAAAAAACGTAATGACATCCATCTCTTGCAGCCATTCGGCATTATTGGCGACAGTGATGGGGCGCTGCCTCTTATCATCCATCAAGTGCTTAATTTGGTTGGTTAAATCCAACGCCCATTGTGCGACAGTGTGTTCGCTATTGAGTTGTCGTTCGACGGCTTTAAAGCTGGGATCGCCAATCATTCCTGTTGCACCGCCGATTAGGGCGATGGCGTGATGCCCAGCGTTTTGAAAGCGTTTTAACATCAGTAAAGGCACTAAATGGCCTATGTGTAAACTGTCGGCTGTGGGATCAAATCCGCAGTAAAGGGTTTGT
This genomic window from Vibrio tritonius contains:
- a CDS encoding LysR family transcriptional regulator produces the protein MDRLMALQVFSEIVEQGSLSGAADKLDMSRAKVSRYLAELESWMDARLLHRTTRRLSLTTIGENTLEIAHQLLGSVNLLNEIRNQNVEELKGQLRLTTSLSLVDSFLVDAVGKFVEQWPQTSIDILTTDDAVNLVESRIDLAIRITNDHEPNVIAKRIGECRSVVCASPDYIAKKGKPMDVQSLANFNCLTFAYYGRSAWVFDGPNGPESVTISGSVSSNLSEVLLAATLKGQGVSLQPLAVVKPLIESGQLVTLVPEWDPKKLGVYIVYANRKQITPLQRGFIDFLAQEMSSSEDW
- the tyrS gene encoding tyrosine--tRNA ligase; translated protein: MTQELMSELQARGLIAQASDLAQLESLLTSGPQTLYCGFDPTADSLHIGHLVPLLMLKRFQNAGHHAIALIGGATGMIGDPSFKAVERQLNSEHTVAQWALDLTNQIKHLMDDKRQRPITVANNAEWLQEMDVITFFRHVGKHFSVNTMMNRESVKQRLQRPDQGISFTEFSYPLLQSFDFAQLNQRYGCRIQIGGNDQWGNIVSGIDLTRRQSGEQVFGITLPLITKSDGTKFGKTESGAVWLNPSKTSPYAFYQFWLSADDRDVYNFLRYYTFLSCEDIAEIEANDKSNRGKPLAQQILAEHVTRFVHGAQGLESAQRITQALFDGQVEQLTLAELEQLELDGLPCIESAEQPLPELLIESGLAQSKRIARELIAQHAIAVNGVKAENEVLPCFALFDRYWLVQRGKKHFVLIKRKAL
- a CDS encoding cupin domain-containing protein, coding for MEITRSKKFTADKAWGAKLIANMDGITTRLHWTNEPYIWHINDGQEVFVVLDGVVEMWFKVDGLPQSTLLEVGDIFYASVGTEHVAHPQGEVRILVIEKEGSV